In Myripristis murdjan chromosome 18, fMyrMur1.1, whole genome shotgun sequence, the sequence agtcactcCTCAGTTGCATTCTGGCTGTAAAGCTTCAACTCTGCCAACATTTTGAGGCTGAATAGATGTTGATACAAGGGTGCTCtccaaaactgaaaatgtatcACCAAAAAAGACATCTGGGTCATTCTTAGCTGCTACTagcattaattcattcattcattcactcactcatctatctatctattgctCACTGAGTcacactgtccctctctctctgtcagatggAAATCAGCCTCTTTACTACAGCTTGAGCCTGGGTGAGAGTCCACAAcctttaattacatttaattacatttaattacATTGGTGTGGTATCCAGTGGTCGGTGTCACATGAATGGGGGTCCACCTACTGTGTCCACAGAGCCCAGTTAGAGGGCAGAAGCCTTTGAGAAACACAATGAGGGTTACAATATTGTAACCGTAATTCTGTAATGGGCTTCCCCTGCTGCTCACTTGCTGTGTGACTGCACCTATAGAACTAGGGTTACAATATGATAACTTCTGGTAGCTACAGTTAATCAGACATAATCCAGATAATAACTACTCTCCTGGTGTTGATATGAACTATGAAcaatgctgctgcttgacagtgTTACAGCCAAGTAGAAAGGTATGACTTCAAAGTAATTGTCCTAAATGAAGATCTGAATTTTCTGCCCAAGAGGATTGTGATGTGGTTTGTTGGTGAGAACTTAACTGAACCAAACACAACTGACCCCAAAACCCaatgttgtatgtgtgttaggAGACAGATATTGACCTCTGATAGCTGCAGAAAAGTTTGTCATTCCCAGCCTCTGAGACTGGACTCGTTTTGACTCAAACTCCATTGCTAAAATATCTTACCTACGCTGAGGCTACCAAAGCTCAGTGTGTAACATGAGCTATATGTGAGTTCATGGCATTTTTGCTTAAGAGCCAGTTTGGCTTGTaattggtgtgattttttttctagttcAGTCTTGAGCAGGAacagaaaatatcattttttaattaattaataattaattaattaattttttgctCCAAAACAGAACCAGGATCATTCTCAGCAACAGGGATTCCCTCAGTGTCGACCAACcaacattttgtgaatgaggATGACTTCTATTCAATGGTTCAGTAGGTGAGACTAACAGTAATACTGAACTTCTACACAGTgtatgttttctcaaaaataaaCTGAAGCTTGCATAGCTTGTTGCcagtgaaatattttattgtgcaTACTAGTTGTTTTTGCTCCCTTTTGACAGTTGCTGCCtttgtgtcctctgtgtgtgttacaggaaggaagagagagcagaCTGAAGCAGAATGGAGGGactttgttcatgttgtgtgtgcacGGAcgcaatttggaaaaaaaaaatcaccttcaGCGCTGCTACCATAACTGACTgactttttttgtacatttttgtactGTTACTGAACCTGCAGCCATTacaaaggagggaaaaaaacctCTGAGGCAGAAACTGGCCGATCATGTTACATCTGCATAACACCTGTGCAAACGTGAAAGAAATATTATTGTATATTAATAATATGATTGCTTGATTGCTGTCACTAGCCTTGCTAACTAGTTTGATAGCTAATAGCAAAAGAAACATCAGTGTTGTCAGCTTTTTAGTATATAAAAAACGAAAAACTGTAACATTTTAAGAAAGTTCACTGTTGTACACCATACCATCTGTAACAtctgcatttattaaaaaaaaaaacaaaaaaaaaaaaacaaatataaagcCTTCAGCTGATGATCCACATAAGCTGAGTGTGGATGAGTGATACAGTTTCAAACACTGTAAGAGTGTGAGCTGCAGTGTTGTCTGTATTCCCAATGTGTTTTGTACATTTATACTTAAAATCACTCATGAGGACAGTAAACATTATGTACACTAACGGTTAATGACAGTGCACCTCCCCGAAATGGAAACTATTTCAACCAGAAATGAAAGTACACGGATATTTCACAATGTCTCACATCTTCAGGCTTGAGAAATAATTCTCAGATTCAGGATCTACTTTTTTAACCGCATGCTTTGTTCTAGGTTTTTAAAGGGGAACATGCAAACCACCCGGCGCTCTCTTCTACGCCTCTGTTTCTGTTCTAGAGGACGCTGTTGAGAACAGCACAAGCAGTGTTTCCCTGAAAAACTCACTATGTGGTTAATAGCAAAGCCAAAGCTGGCCTTGAAACGGTCCTAACACGGTTGCATTATGTGCTGTTATGATCGGTTGTTGTCATGGTGTCAAACCCCTCAGGTTTCTCTGTGGTCAGGAGGAGCTCACAGCAGCTACATGGCTGCATGAACGCTTTCGGAAATACAGCAACATCAACTAAATTAAGTCAAGTCTTGATGCAGAGCACCAGAGATGTAACTCAAGTTTCTCTATGAGTTTATCCAataatcttttgtttttgttttttttttttagttcctgCAGGCATTTTACAAGCAGGATTCCACCTGACAGTGATGAAGCATATCAGACTGTATGAATTTAAGGCATGATGTGCGTTGTAAACTTTTCATGGATGAATAAAAGTTGTAAAAACAGTGCTGACATCACCATCAGCGGGGTTTGAATGCATATTGACAATGAATAAAGAGCATGTGGGTGAATTagatctctatctctctctctctttctgtgtctgtctctttctctcttcctcataGGGCTTTGGCCTTCCTCATAGGGCTTTGGTTTTCTTTAGTGGGTGGATCCTAATGTAGGGACGGGTTGTTCTTTCTGTAAAACACCTGAAACTGAATGTGACTACGTGACACCATTGTTTGACCTGCTGTGGTTTGTGGACAGCTGGGGGTGCAGCACCTGAAGGGTGACCTATTACTGGAAACTCTTTCCCTCAAAACATCTGGAGACTGATAAATttctttggggttttttttttgtgactaaAATACACTCTCAGACATGACAAATTAAAACCTCAGTCCCAACAGTAAACAGCAGATTAATAAATGGACTGATAAGTTGATAATGTGACTTcctctttgctgttgttttcttctggttaacttttttttcttggcctCTGTGAATGACGATTAAGGTTAGACATGTTGGTAATCTCGCCTTTACAGACTGGCTCATGTGTAGTTTTGGTTTTTGGACACTGAGGTCACAGGGGTCAATCTGTTTGCACATCCTATCAAGAAAACTCAGTCACAGTCGCTCAGTCACATAAGAGTATGCTTTCATGAATCTGATAGGTtggcaagctgtcaatcactcAGTTAGCAAATCAAATaagctttttttcctttttttatttttagaagaGTGGGGTTGATCCCCCTCTACTATACCCCTGGTGTTATCTATGTAGAGGCTTTTTGGCTCCAGCAGGACTTGCTTATAGTGACCATCCATCACAGCAGACACTTATTACACTTAGAATTAAGTATTCTCCTCAGAgcaatgtaataataatgtacaaaatcaaaatgtacaaaaacaatCGTGAGTGTCCTTTGGTTTCTTGATTTTGTTTAGGCTGAAACAAAGACAAGGTTCAGCTGATGGGGTTTTTGAAGGCCAATGTCAAAGCTGCCAAGAGTGAATATTGTGCTAATatgcatctttatttttttccatgttctCATCCAGAAATTAGAAGCATTTGGTGTTGTAATTTTACGGTGTGAAGATCCTGGAAAACAGCTTTCAGAACATTGTTGGACTGTAAAAGTTCTTAAATAATTGAATGTATTACATGCACAAAGACAAAGCAATTGTCAGGTTTTCCAGGCATTTTTTGGTGGAATCTTCCTTCATATCATATCAATACTGATTTAGTAAAAGGACGTTGTGGGCCTTACATGGAGCTGGTCTAACGTTATCAAGGTTGGGTAACAGGGTAACAGACGGACAGCCATTATTAACTATTAATACCACAGCAGCAAGTAAAGCTTAATAGCCATCAAATTGTATGAGGGAACAACGatttttcaataatatttcTCTGCTATTTCAATCACCAGGGAAAAGAAAGTGTTCATGATAGAGGTGACAGTTCAGCTGATTTCCTGCAGGAGGCAGAGTGGGAGCTTTTATTGAGGATCAGAATATTGATCAGCTTTTGATCAGTGAAAGAGAGTAAATGGATGATACATGTGTGGCATATGTTAATGCTATGGGAGGCATTTTCCACTCATATACATAGAGGGAAGACTCACTGCTAATGAATACAAAGTTATTTTGAGTGATCACTTTTAATCTGTGATGAAATATTTCTACCCTGATGGGTGTGGTCTCCTCCAGGACGACCACGCCCACCATCCACAGGGCCTGGGGGCTCACTGAGTGGTttcatgaggatgaaaatgatgtagcTCATATTCTATGGCCTTCACATTCACCACATCTCAACCCAGTTTAATATCTATGGGAGATTTTGGACCAACATCAAAACACCAGTTAAGggaatatcttttggaagaatggtgctccatccctccagtggAGCTCTAGAGACTCGGACAATCTCTGCCAAGGAGCATTGAAGCTGTTTGGCATTTTATGTTgggttttcctttaatttttcACCCACATGTTCATATCCTCTGCCTCCAGAGTGGGTCAGTCCCTGAGAAATGTTGGTAAACCTGAACCAACCCCTGTTGTTACGTCAGCAGCAGAGATGAGctgcacaggaagaggagggtcTCACCTCCATCACATCTCGGCTGATGTTCAGTCTGACGCTCAGACAGTCAGCAGCAAGACAGCATGGAGGTCACAGCTGTCTGCCTCACACTGGGTGAGTACTGACTTTCATACAAACCAGAGAAAAAGTCACTTGAAGTTTGAATTAACGGAAGCAAAAAAACCAATAACAACAAACCTTGTCAGTAGTTATAAATATTAATACTGATAGCAATAATGCCTTACAGATCAAATCTTTTTTCTATATTGAcagcccattctcattcccagggtgTCAAATACATTTCAAGCATGCATTACTGATTACCTGGATGGTCTAATAGATCTAGCAGATATTGCAAATATGGCAGTGCCCCTATAATAAGTTTGTATGATGCATGAAAGAAGTGTATCTAGCAGACACATGAACGCATCAATCATATGTCCTTTGTCTTTCCAGTGATCCATGTATGGATGCTGCAGGTTGCACAAGTTCAATGTGGATATTATGGTCAGAAAAGTGGTAAGTAGCTGTTTTATAATTTGGAAATCAGCTGCTTACACAAATTAAATACACAAATTATTGGTATTTGTGAATTTGCAATGCacattatttctctctctttccacagcAAAGACTAGTTTATGCAGAACATGTGAACTTATGTTACTTTTTAACAAGTGGTGCTGTATGTATCTGAATATCTAATGTGTCAGATATTCAGATACAGGCTGCTTCCTTGTTGCATCCTTGCTTggtgctttttttaatttaaactttGTTTACAGTCGCTGGACTTTGACTCACTGgagttaaaaaatgaaagataaaGCTTAACCCCGGCGATCCCACAAAAGGCTATTTTTCTGTGGctaacatacatacacaagttTTTGGCATATTCACCTTCATCAGTAGTATTATAAAGAAGCGTACCCTTGttccttttttgaaaaaaatctgcctcagAGCTGGAACAGTGGCTTTGGCTTCAGTGTCTTATGTTAGTCTGGGTTTACAAATTTGAAGAGCAATGAAGAAAAGCAGAACTCTTTTCTAGAGCATAACTTTTAATCTGTAGTGCCATTATATTCACCACtaaaataaaggctttctaaagtgtttgctgaaaaaaaaattgtatcatCCAGTATCCCAAAAGAACCTTGTTGCATCACTTTTCAATTTTGTTTAGAAAGAAATCTCTCGATacaatctctctttttctttctttctcttcctcagaTCCAGCTCGTCTTCATGTTGATCCAGACagcctgcagcattttgaatacAAGTCCATGTCTTTCAGCTGCGAGGGGCTTGATGGCTCTTCTGGATGGAAAGTGGAGAGGAATATCAACAGGAGAATGACAACGTGTTCATCTAACTTTGAAACGCCAAAAGAGTCCTCCTGCATTTTTAACACTGCTTATGCCTCCGACAGTGGAGAATACTGGTGTGAGAATGAAAAGGGACAGAGAAGTGACCCCATCAACATCGCTGTCACTGGTATGTCTGTAacagttttaaaataacaaGATGCTTCTTTTAAAAAGAAACTATCACATCTCTCACATGGTGGGCGTCTCAATCAAAGTCAATAAATCAAactttaatttgttaatttatttaatgcAATTCAATGGTGTACCAGGCAGTTCACAAAATATACCAGCTTCCAGTGTTAGTCTGAAAGTTTGTTATTGAATATAAAATACACACTGAAATGAGTATGCAGAGTCGCTTTTGCCTcaccataaaagtaaaattaacaAGATGCATTAAAAGAATTCAATCCAATTAAATATGAAAGCAAAGGGCAAATGACAATATCAAAGGAGAGTAAAAATACAAGtaatttaataaatgttttgtgttataTGATGGTTTCTTGCTGAAAAGTGTATTGTCAAGCcccctttttttaaaagattaaagTTGTGAAGATGTAAAAGTGTTGGCCATGGTACCGGCCACTCATCTTGTAGTGTTTCGTCCTCCTATCTTTTCAAAAGAAGAGACTGTCTTTGTCAAAAGCTGATAatcattttcttatatttgaACACTTCCTTGTATAATTTGCTCCAAACAATCATCTGAAAGGCAGAAGTGGTGATGTTTTTGGATGTAGGAAAGGCCTTAGGACTCTTTTTGTgttactaattttttttttttttttttttttttttatggaaacatTTACCTACTGGGTCCGTCTTTTATAAACATATCCTATGGTTTCTGTATGGAGATGAAATCCATTTTAATTCCTTTATTCTATCCAGGGGGACACGCAAAGGGTGCCCTCTTTCACTGCTCTTCTTTTGGGAAGGAGtataatcaaataaacaaaataaacattttcaccaaatttttGTATTTGATCCAAACTATGTGGTTTTTACCttcacatattttctttttactggGGCATCCAGCAATCTGCATTTTgtctaatatttaaaaaataaataaataaataaataataagatttttttttctttgaactcTAAGACATTCTAAAATTATGATGACTTTTTAAAACCAATTTTGAAATaataacttggtttcccacctACATGGCCACCAATTTCTCTTGTGTATGACACCAATCTTTGATAAAACTCctgtttacaataaaataatacatttttaaacccCATATTGTTCAGGTGGCTCTGTGATCCTGGAGAGTCCTGCCGTTCCCGTGATGGAGGGAAAAGATGTCACTCTGCGCTGTAAAGCCAAGACGACTCCCTCCAACCTCAAAGCTGATTTCTATAAAGATGGCTTCCTCATCAGG encodes:
- the LOC115377052 gene encoding low affinity immunoglobulin gamma Fc region receptor II-like, which translates into the protein MEVTAVCLTLDPARLHVDPDSLQHFEYKSMSFSCEGLDGSSGWKVERNINRRMTTCSSNFETPKESSCIFNTAYASDSGEYWCENEKGQRSDPINIAVTGGSVILESPAVPVMEGKDVTLRCKAKTTPSNLKADFYKDGFLIRTGSTQEMTIHRLSKCDEGFYKCSIFDSGESTESWLKIRASSFSTLQNEETPDSPHPLLVVKAVFTSLLMVVLVVIGLIHSGKCKGTATQHSTPH